One region of Vitis vinifera cultivar Pinot Noir 40024 chromosome 1, ASM3070453v1 genomic DNA includes:
- the LOC100855041 gene encoding uncharacterized protein LOC100855041: protein MELLKFSKFKIQLQALIAEVRQLRERERSTREELRLLIQKQKQNEEELVRRVQDLQAELVSSNELREKLERKMSYLQNDNALLENKQRELNGTIQNLLQSRENFVSVYEDSTCEMKRSIETRDRKLAILSQKINAHILLFDSIEKEASSVKQVVNNVQRLVSEKEEVVAGLKSKVEKVSAFEKVFFEKISDLQNKLRNNEEELQRKDKIISEIEVKLEAANVGNNWQQHIEELQKSLSAKDAVIQNLLSEKQALHFEVGCLGIVLQKIQDAVTNMNEKDKRVFSSILEGQEVCAMETTKEYSRIDEVVQGSRETSPHKASEEDVNTASPVSQKNNPVSNAVLENKNFDSCVSESACLEPQLEANIPCISANGAKDNNTASVYHLDSESSTTQAET, encoded by the exons ATGGAGTTgcttaaattttctaaattcaagATCCAGCTTCAAGCCCTAATAGCCGAAGTTCGACAACTCCGT GAGAGGGAACGCTCAACTAGAGAAGAGCTCCGTCTGTTAATACAG aaacaaaagcaaaacGAGGAGGAATTGGTTAGAAGGGTGCAGGATTTGCAGGCGGAGTTGGTTTCGTCCAATgaactgagagaaaaactcgaAAGGAAG ATGAGCTACCTTCAAAATGACAATGCCTTGCTTGAAAACAAGCAAAGGGAGTTAAATGGAACCATACAGAACCTACTCCAGTCGAGGGAAAATTTTGTTAGTGTTTATGAG GACTCCACTTGTGAAATGAAACGTTCAATTGAAACCAGAGATAGGAAGCTTGCTATCCTTTCTCAGAAGATAAATGCTCATATATTATTGTTTGATTCAATAGAAAAGGAGGCTTCCAGTGTCAAGCAAGTGGTGAATAATGTGCAGCGCCTTGTGAGTGAAAAAGAAGAAGTAG TAGCAGGACTAAAAAGCAAAGTGGAAAAGGTTTCTGCATTTGAGAAAGTATTTTTTG AAAAGATCAGTGATCTGCAAAATAAATTGAGAAACAATGAGGAGGAGCTCCAAAGAAAGGATAAAATCATTTCAGAGATCGAAGTAAAGCTGGAGGCAGCAAATGTTGGTAACAACTGGCAACAACATATAGAAGAG CTCCAGAAGAGTCTGTCAGCCAAGGATGCAGTCATACAGAATCTGCTTTCTGAGAAACAG GCATTGCATTTTGAAGTGGGATGTTTAGGAATTGTCTTACAGAAGATTCAGGACGCTGTTACAAATATGAATGAGAAG GATAAAAGGGTATTCTCCTCAATACTGGAAGGACAGGAAGTATGTGCTATGGAAACAACAAAGGAATATAGTAG AATTGACGAAGTGGTGCAAGGTAGTAGAGAAACCTCTCCACACAAGGCTTCAGAGGAAGATGTAAATACAG CTTCACCTGTATCTCAGAAGAATAATCCAGTAAGCAATGCCGTGCTGGAGAACAAGAATTTTGACTCCTGTGTGTCAGAG TCTGCTTGCTTGGAACCTCAGTTAGAAGCTAATATTCCATGCATCTCTGCAAATGGAGCAAAG GATAACAACACAGCATCAGTCTACCACTTGGATTCTGAGAGCTCAACAACCCAAGCAGAAACCTAG
- the LOC100260447 gene encoding uncharacterized protein LOC100260447 isoform X1, producing the protein MGACVSSPESCVGGKLKYPKNKFRKRRKIKRRAVSRFADVTSFDKADRPSRPGPPPDRSFTNPTFRAGSLDEAWFDSIPVFESDCEEEFESVQEEVFSVNGFEGASVSSISSLRDSSLWDCNVNVQHTSGMDGVDSQLKPDGPSNEAKQPVFLDEISLTADESGGREEGMLENCGILPNNCLPCLASTASSEEKRGSLSSSPPSSRKKGALKISFKWREGNANASLLSSRMLLQRPIAGSQVPFCPIEKKMLDSWSNIEPSTFKVRGENYFRDKRKDFAPNYAAYYPFGVDVFLCPQKISHIAQFVELPTVNSSGKFPPILVVNVQIPLYPATIFQSETDGEGMSVVLYFKLSESYSKELPSCFQENIGRLIDDEMEKVKGFPVDAIVPFRERLKVLGRVVNVEDLHLSGAERKLMQAYNEKPFLSRPQHEFYSGENYFEIDLDMHRFSYISRKGFEAFQDRLKICVLDLGLTIQGNKVEELPEQILCCIRLNGIEHINYHQLGLGQEPL; encoded by the exons ATGGGTGCTTGTGTTTCGTCCCCAGAATCGTGTGTGGGAGGAAAGCTCAAGTATCCAAAGAACAAGTTTCGGAAGAGGAGGAAAATCAAGAGACGTGCGGTGTCTCGCTTCGCCGATGTAACATCATTTGACAAGGCTGACAGGCCAAGTAGGCCTGGACCACCGCCGGATCGATCCTTCACCAACCCCACTTTCCGTG CGGGAAGTCTTGATGAGGCATGGTTTGATTCTATTCCAGTTTTTGAGTCTGACTGTGAAGAAGAGTTTGAAAGTGTTCAAGAAG AGGTTTTTTCTGTCAATGGCTTTGAAGGTGCTTCAGTATCAAGTATTTCATCTCTCAGAGATAGTAGTCTTTGGGACTGTAATGTCAACGTCCAACATACCTCTGGCATGG ATGGTGTTGATTCTCAACTGAAACCTGATGGGCCTTCTAATGAGGCAAAGCAACCTGTGTTCCTTGATGAAATCTCCTTGACCGCGGATGAAAGTGGTGGCAGAGAGGAAGGAATGCTGGAAAATTGTGGCATTCTTCCAAACAATTGTTTGCCTTGTCTTGCTTCCACTGCGTCCTCCGAGGAAAAGAGAGGATCACTAAGCTCTAGTCCTCCAAGTTCACGGAAAAAGGGTGCCTTAAAAATTTCCTTCAAATGGAGGGAGGGAAATGCTAATGCCTCTTTAC TTTCTTCAAGGATGCTTCTGCAGAGGCCAATAGCAGGATCCCAAGTACCTTTTTGTCCGATAGAGAAGAAAATGCTTGACTCTTGGTCAAATATTGAGCCAAGCACTTTTAAAGTTAGAGGAGAGAACTATTTCAG GGATAAAAGGAAGGATTTTGCTCCAAATTATGCTGCATATTATCCATTTGGTGTTGATGTCTTTTTATGTCCTCAGAAAATTAGTCACATTGCTCAGTTTGTGGAACTCCCTACTGTTAATTCTTCTGGGAAATTCCCACCAATTCTAGTTGTAAATGTTCAG ATTCCATTGTATCCTGCCACAATTTTTCAGAGTGAAACGGATGGAGAAGGAATGAGTgttgttttgtattttaaacTTTCAGAAAGTTACTCTAAGGAACTTCCCTCCTGCTTTCAAGAAAATATCGGG AGGTTAATTGATGATGAGATGGAGAAAGTCAAAGGTTTTCCTGTAGATGCAATTGTACCCTTCCGAGAAAGGTTGAAGGTATTGGGCCGTGTGGTAAATGTGGAAGATCTTCATTTAAGTGGTGCAGAGCGGAAGCTTATGCAGGCATACAATGAAAAACCATTCCTTTCACGCCCTCAACATGAGTTCTATTCG GgagaaaactattttgagaTTGACTTGGATATGCACAGATTTAGTTACATCTCTAGGAAAGGATTTGAAGCATTCCAGGATAGATTAAAGATCTGTGTCTTAGATCTTGGTCTAACAATTCAG GGGAACAAAGTCGAGGAGTTGCCAGAGCAGATTCTATGTTGTATCCGGTTAAATGGAATTGAGCACATAAATTACCACCAACTGGGGTTGGGTCAAGAACCCCTTTGA
- the LOC100260447 gene encoding uncharacterized protein LOC100260447 isoform X2: MFVGFGWRGYRGISRHLINMPAGSLDEAWFDSIPVFESDCEEEFESVQEEVFSVNGFEGASVSSISSLRDSSLWDCNVNVQHTSGMDGVDSQLKPDGPSNEAKQPVFLDEISLTADESGGREEGMLENCGILPNNCLPCLASTASSEEKRGSLSSSPPSSRKKGALKISFKWREGNANASLLSSRMLLQRPIAGSQVPFCPIEKKMLDSWSNIEPSTFKVRGENYFRDKRKDFAPNYAAYYPFGVDVFLCPQKISHIAQFVELPTVNSSGKFPPILVVNVQIPLYPATIFQSETDGEGMSVVLYFKLSESYSKELPSCFQENIGRLIDDEMEKVKGFPVDAIVPFRERLKVLGRVVNVEDLHLSGAERKLMQAYNEKPFLSRPQHEFYSGENYFEIDLDMHRFSYISRKGFEAFQDRLKICVLDLGLTIQGNKVEELPEQILCCIRLNGIEHINYHQLGLGQEPL, encoded by the exons ATGTTTGTTGGATTTGGGTGGCGTGGCTATAGGGGTATATCTCGACACTTGATCAATATGCCAG CGGGAAGTCTTGATGAGGCATGGTTTGATTCTATTCCAGTTTTTGAGTCTGACTGTGAAGAAGAGTTTGAAAGTGTTCAAGAAG AGGTTTTTTCTGTCAATGGCTTTGAAGGTGCTTCAGTATCAAGTATTTCATCTCTCAGAGATAGTAGTCTTTGGGACTGTAATGTCAACGTCCAACATACCTCTGGCATGG ATGGTGTTGATTCTCAACTGAAACCTGATGGGCCTTCTAATGAGGCAAAGCAACCTGTGTTCCTTGATGAAATCTCCTTGACCGCGGATGAAAGTGGTGGCAGAGAGGAAGGAATGCTGGAAAATTGTGGCATTCTTCCAAACAATTGTTTGCCTTGTCTTGCTTCCACTGCGTCCTCCGAGGAAAAGAGAGGATCACTAAGCTCTAGTCCTCCAAGTTCACGGAAAAAGGGTGCCTTAAAAATTTCCTTCAAATGGAGGGAGGGAAATGCTAATGCCTCTTTAC TTTCTTCAAGGATGCTTCTGCAGAGGCCAATAGCAGGATCCCAAGTACCTTTTTGTCCGATAGAGAAGAAAATGCTTGACTCTTGGTCAAATATTGAGCCAAGCACTTTTAAAGTTAGAGGAGAGAACTATTTCAG GGATAAAAGGAAGGATTTTGCTCCAAATTATGCTGCATATTATCCATTTGGTGTTGATGTCTTTTTATGTCCTCAGAAAATTAGTCACATTGCTCAGTTTGTGGAACTCCCTACTGTTAATTCTTCTGGGAAATTCCCACCAATTCTAGTTGTAAATGTTCAG ATTCCATTGTATCCTGCCACAATTTTTCAGAGTGAAACGGATGGAGAAGGAATGAGTgttgttttgtattttaaacTTTCAGAAAGTTACTCTAAGGAACTTCCCTCCTGCTTTCAAGAAAATATCGGG AGGTTAATTGATGATGAGATGGAGAAAGTCAAAGGTTTTCCTGTAGATGCAATTGTACCCTTCCGAGAAAGGTTGAAGGTATTGGGCCGTGTGGTAAATGTGGAAGATCTTCATTTAAGTGGTGCAGAGCGGAAGCTTATGCAGGCATACAATGAAAAACCATTCCTTTCACGCCCTCAACATGAGTTCTATTCG GgagaaaactattttgagaTTGACTTGGATATGCACAGATTTAGTTACATCTCTAGGAAAGGATTTGAAGCATTCCAGGATAGATTAAAGATCTGTGTCTTAGATCTTGGTCTAACAATTCAG GGGAACAAAGTCGAGGAGTTGCCAGAGCAGATTCTATGTTGTATCCGGTTAAATGGAATTGAGCACATAAATTACCACCAACTGGGGTTGGGTCAAGAACCCCTTTGA
- the LOC104879912 gene encoding LRR receptor-like serine/threonine-protein kinase GSO1 has protein sequence MRASFICVNKMGCRLLWIIVAFTLISMGESKKSTGESCHPDDLMGLISFKAGIRIDTSGRLERWVGRSCCKWEGISCDNTTGRVTQLLLPGFISTDVSILQTQMKGSLSPKITLLTSLQVIDLSELSFITGNIPTSIGFHLPNLRKLYLLRNKLSGPIPESIGKLSKLEEIILSENRFSGSLPLSLGNLKNLNRLLLDSNQFSGAIPDSLVNLTILVVLDLHHNYLNGHMPAKIGELQVLEQLDLSENLLSGKIPVSLTNITTVQDIDLSNNSLEGEIPFPSCSGQMPFLRFLALHHNHLTGRIPPALGYLVSLQRLYLENNKLNGPIPSSLGNLSDLRELYLSGNRLSGLIPIAFSRLSQLINLNLSNNLIRGLPHEMSSLQNLQTLTLSFNPLNFSSIPKWMAELPSISQIYMAGCGLQGEIPEFLQRKPIQELDLSANHLTGSIPSWLGGLSQLYLLNLSKNALVSEIPDSITRLHELGVLDLHSNKLTGSIIEVFKMGSILPGGSLRYIDLSHNSFSSGIEQIGAGEQHGIEFLNLSHNFLKGRLPTSIGRLELMRSLDLSHNELGFNLPESLGNVKSLERLKLEKNRFTGKIPDGYLMLRKLKELDLSDNLLVGQIPNGKPLDDFPRSSYSGNRALCGRPLAPCKP, from the coding sequence ATGAGAGCCTCATTCATCTGTGTGAACAAAATGGGGTGTCGGCTACTATGGATTATTGTAGCGTTCACTCTCATATCGATGGGAGAAAGCAAGAAAAGTACAGGTGAATCGTGCCATCCTGATGACCTGATGGGTCTAATCAGTTTCAAGGCTGGAATTCGGATTGATACTTCAGGTCGGTTGGAGAGGTGGGTTGGCCGCAGTTGCTGCAAATGGGAGGGCATTTCCTGTGATAATACAACTGGGAGGGTGACACAACTCCTCCTCCCAGGGTTCATCTCCACAGATGTTTCTATCCTCCAAACTCAGATGAAAGGCTCACTATCTCCAAAGATAACACTTCTCACCTCTCTTCAAGTAATTGATCTCAGTGAACTCAGTTTCATTACTGGAAACATTCCAACTTCAATTGGTTTTCACCTCCCAAACCTCCGAAAACTCTATCTCCTTCGCAACAAGCTGAGTGGCCCAATTCCAGAAAGCATTGGTAAGTTGTCCAAACTTGAGGAAATCATACTAAGTGAGAATCGCTTCTCTGGGTCTCTCCCTTTGAGCCTTGGGAATCTGAAGAATCTCAATAGACTTCTATTGGATTCAAACCAATTTTCTGGTGCAATACCTGATTCTCTTGTAAACTTGACAATTTTGGTTGTTTTAGATCTTCATCACAACTATTTGAACGGTCATATGCCAGCCAAAATTGGTGAACTGCAGGTCCTGGAACAGCTTGATCTTTCGGAGAATCTCTTAAGCGGGAAAATTCCAGTTTCATTAACTAATATCACTACTGTTCAAGATATTGACTTGAGTAACAACTCCCTTGAGGGAGAGATCCCATTCCCCTCCTGCTCTGGCCAAATGCCCTTCCTCCGCTTTCTAGCCCTCCATCACAACCATCTGACTGGAAGGATACCCCCAGCTTTGGGATATCTGGTCTCCCTACAGAGATTATACCTAGAAAATAACAAGCTCAATGGGCCAATACCTTCCAGTTTGGGTAATCTCTCAGATTTGAGGGAGTTGTACCTCAGTGGCAACCGGTTATCAGGCCTAATACCAATAGCATTCAGTCGACTCTCTCAGCTTATCAACTTAAACCTTTCAAACAATTTGATTCGAGGGTTGCCTCATGAGATGTCTTCCCTCCAGAATCTTCAAACCCTCACTTTGTCATTCAACCCTTTAAACTTCTCCTCCATCCCCAAGTGGATGGCAGAATTACCATCAATTTCCCAGATTTACATGGCAGGATGTGGACTCCAAGGTGAAATTCCAGAATTTTTGCAGAGAAAACCAATACAGGAGCTGGACTTATCAGCCAACCATCTTACAGGAAGCATCCCATCATGGCTTGGTGGCCTGAGTCAGCTCTACTTGTTAAATCTCTCCAAGAATGCACTAGTTTCAGAGATTCCTGATTCAATCACAAGGTTGCATGAGTTGGGTGTACTTGATCTCCACTCTAACAAGCTAACAGGCTCCATAATTGAGGTGTTCAAGATGGGAAGCATTTTACCTGGTGGATCACTGAGGTACATCGATCTTTCTCATAACAGTTTCTCAAGTGGAATTGAGCAGATCGGTGCAGGAGAACAACATGGGATTGAGTTTCTCAATTTATCTCATAACTTTCTCAAAGGTAGATTGCCAACTTCCATAGGAAGATTGGAACTGATGCGAAGTTTGGATTTGAGCCACAATGAATTGGGTTTCAACTTGCCAGAGTCTCTGGGGAATGTGAAATCATTGGAGAGGCTGAAGCTGGAGAAAAACCGGTTTACAGGGAAGATACCAGATGGGTATTTGATGTTGAGAAAGCTGAAAGAGTTGGATTTGTCAGATAACCTTCTGGTGGGACAAATTCCTAATGGTAAGCCCCTGGATGACTTCCCAAGGAGCTCCTATTCTGGAAACAGAGCTTTATGCGGTAGGCCCCTTGCTCCTTGTAAGCCTTGA